A portion of the Chondrinema litorale genome contains these proteins:
- a CDS encoding SDR family oxidoreductase: MNLFLENKVAIITGSTQGIGEAIAVAFAAEGAHTVITGRNQERASLKAQEITEKFGAESLGIGVDLAQPQNCKEIVDATLAKFGSIDILVNNAGGNDTVDLDAGPEAFIASLNGNLVHYYAMVHFAKQALIKSKGNIVNIGSKVANLGQGKTSGYAAAKGAIQGLTREWAVDLLDYEIRVNEVIPAEAWTESYKNWINTFPNPEAKLKTVTDKIPLGKRMTTSEELANMVVFVASQRASHITGQHLYVDGGYTHLDRSI, translated from the coding sequence ATGAATCTCTTTCTTGAAAACAAAGTAGCAATTATTACAGGAAGCACTCAGGGCATTGGCGAAGCCATTGCTGTTGCTTTTGCCGCAGAAGGCGCTCACACAGTTATTACCGGCAGAAATCAGGAAAGGGCTAGCCTTAAAGCTCAAGAAATTACAGAAAAGTTTGGTGCAGAAAGTTTAGGAATTGGAGTCGACCTCGCCCAACCACAAAACTGTAAAGAAATCGTAGACGCTACACTAGCTAAATTTGGCAGTATAGATATATTGGTAAATAATGCTGGCGGTAACGATACTGTAGATTTAGACGCAGGCCCAGAAGCTTTTATCGCATCGCTAAATGGTAATTTGGTGCATTATTATGCCATGGTTCATTTTGCCAAGCAAGCACTTATTAAATCTAAAGGAAATATTGTAAATATCGGCTCTAAAGTAGCGAACCTTGGTCAGGGTAAAACCTCTGGCTACGCAGCCGCAAAAGGAGCTATACAAGGCTTAACCAGAGAGTGGGCAGTAGATTTACTAGATTATGAAATCCGGGTGAATGAGGTAATTCCTGCAGAAGCTTGGACAGAATCTTACAAAAACTGGATTAACACATTCCCTAATCCGGAAGCAAAACTAAAAACTGTAACAGATAAAATTCCACTTGGCAAAAGAATGACTACCAGTGAAGAACTCGCTAATATGGTTGTATTTGTAGCCTCACAAAGAGCTTCTCATATTACAGGGCAGCATCTTTATGTAGATGGAGGATACACGCACTTAGATCGTTCTATATAG
- the gldC gene encoding gliding motility protein GldC — MKSSEIRFKIELDDQNYPDKIFWNASDGASEGLEEAKAITMSIWDHFRKETLRIDLWGKDMPVDEMKRFYIDTIGGLATSLRNATNDEFMASEMEKLCDTLVKHVQAEEEQQKKK, encoded by the coding sequence ATGAAAAGTTCAGAAATCAGGTTTAAGATAGAATTAGATGACCAAAATTATCCTGACAAAATATTCTGGAATGCTTCAGATGGAGCTTCGGAAGGTTTAGAAGAAGCAAAGGCCATTACTATGTCTATTTGGGATCATTTCCGTAAAGAAACCCTTAGAATTGACCTTTGGGGAAAAGACATGCCTGTAGACGAAATGAAAAGATTTTATATAGATACTATTGGAGGTTTGGCTACTAGCCTGCGCAATGCAACCAACGATGAGTTTATGGCTAGTGAAATGGAGAAACTTTGCGATACACTAGTAAAGCATGTACAAGCAGAAGAAGAGCAACAAAAGAAAAAGTAG
- a CDS encoding SDR family NAD(P)-dependent oxidoreductase, whose product MFDLSDKVVVVTGGGSGIGAAISKTFAKQGASVYILEMDTQNAEKVKESIIAEGGKASIYACNVASQEAVKTTLISIFEQSNKFDILINNAGIAHIGNVETTTEADMDRIYSVNIKGVYNCMHEAVKLMKKQGGGAILNLASIASAVGISDRFAYSMSKGAVLTMTYSVAKDFLTDNIRCNCIGPARIHTPFVDGFLANNYPGKEKEMFDKLAATQPIGRMGKPEEVAALALYLCSDEASFITGSFYPIDGGFITLNG is encoded by the coding sequence ATGTTTGACCTTTCAGATAAAGTAGTAGTTGTTACAGGAGGTGGTAGTGGAATCGGCGCAGCTATCTCAAAAACCTTTGCCAAACAAGGAGCCAGTGTATATATACTGGAAATGGACACACAAAATGCCGAAAAAGTTAAAGAAAGTATTATAGCAGAAGGTGGAAAAGCCTCTATATATGCTTGTAATGTAGCTTCGCAGGAAGCCGTAAAAACCACCCTCATCAGTATTTTTGAACAAAGTAATAAGTTCGACATCCTTATAAATAATGCTGGTATTGCTCATATCGGAAATGTAGAAACTACTACAGAAGCAGATATGGACCGCATTTACAGTGTAAACATTAAGGGTGTTTACAACTGCATGCACGAAGCTGTTAAACTAATGAAAAAACAGGGCGGTGGCGCTATACTAAATCTTGCTTCAATTGCTTCTGCGGTGGGTATTTCAGACAGGTTTGCTTACTCTATGAGCAAAGGTGCTGTGCTTACTATGACCTACTCTGTAGCAAAAGATTTTCTAACAGATAATATTCGCTGTAACTGTATAGGCCCTGCGAGAATTCACACACCTTTTGTCGATGGGTTTCTTGCTAACAACTATCCAGGTAAAGAAAAAGAAATGTTTGATAAACTGGCAGCAACCCAGCCTATAGGCAGAATGGGTAAACCAGAAGAAGTAGCAGCACTGGCATTATACCTCTGCTCAGATGAAGCCTCATTTATTACCGGATCATTCTACCCAATCGATGGCGGATTCATCACATTAAACGGATAA
- a CDS encoding chemotaxis protein CheW, which yields MTDNLLNKKELFLKKDKDNGQEEHVDRSQIVVFKLGGEEYAMMIDEIKEVVVTPNIAKIPLMPSYIKGVANVRGNILAVLDLEEKFGLMKEEKDKNKKNYILVVESDKYKMAILVQEVPNTLNILDSQIDNSPNVVIGEEGDKDFIKGLVRLENRLIILLDIFSIVSKDILQAGSEELSA from the coding sequence ATGACAGATAATTTATTGAATAAAAAAGAGCTTTTTCTTAAAAAAGACAAGGATAATGGGCAGGAAGAGCATGTAGACCGTTCCCAGATTGTGGTATTTAAGTTGGGTGGTGAAGAATATGCCATGATGATCGATGAGATTAAAGAGGTGGTTGTTACGCCTAATATTGCCAAAATTCCTTTAATGCCTTCTTACATCAAAGGAGTGGCAAATGTGCGTGGAAACATTCTGGCAGTACTCGATCTGGAAGAAAAATTCGGGTTGATGAAAGAGGAAAAAGATAAGAATAAGAAAAACTATATTCTGGTAGTAGAGAGCGATAAGTATAAAATGGCAATTTTGGTACAAGAAGTACCTAATACCCTTAATATACTCGACTCACAAATAGATAACTCTCCTAATGTAGTAATTGGTGAAGAAGGCGATAAAGACTTTATCAAAGGTTTAGTAAGACTAGAGAACAGGCTTATTATTCTTTTAGACATATTCAGTATTGTTTCAAAAGACATTTTGCAGGCTGGCAGTGAAGAGTTAAGTGCTTAA
- a CDS encoding amidohydrolase family protein has protein sequence MKIDAHQHFWRYSPITHSWINDSMAVLKRDFLPEDLKPELKKKSFNGCIAVQADQSEAENDFLLNLADNNDFIKGVVGWLDLRADNIDERLAHYSKQPKFCGLRHVVQDEPDDEFLLREDFKRGINKLKQYNLTYDILIFEKQLPVALKFVEAFPDQPFVIDHIAKPLIIRHELSPWNEYIQKLAEFPNVYCKISGLVTEAHWKNWKKTDLTPYLDVIFEAFDTHRVMVGSDWPVCKLAASYEQVIDIIQSYIQGFSPTEKADIMGNNAAEFYLNRNNS, from the coding sequence ATGAAAATTGATGCACACCAACATTTCTGGCGTTACAGCCCGATTACTCATTCGTGGATTAATGACAGCATGGCTGTGCTCAAACGAGATTTTTTACCAGAGGACCTTAAACCCGAACTCAAAAAAAAGAGCTTTAATGGATGCATTGCTGTGCAAGCAGATCAAAGCGAAGCAGAAAATGATTTCCTACTAAACTTAGCCGACAACAACGATTTTATTAAAGGCGTAGTAGGATGGTTAGATTTAAGAGCCGATAATATTGACGAAAGGCTCGCTCATTACAGTAAACAGCCAAAGTTTTGCGGCTTACGACATGTAGTTCAAGATGAGCCTGATGACGAATTTCTGTTAAGAGAAGATTTTAAAAGAGGTATAAATAAACTGAAACAATACAACCTTACTTACGATATCCTCATCTTCGAAAAGCAATTACCAGTAGCACTAAAGTTTGTAGAAGCTTTTCCAGATCAGCCATTTGTGATCGACCATATTGCCAAGCCTTTAATTATAAGACATGAACTCAGCCCATGGAACGAATATATTCAAAAACTGGCAGAGTTTCCGAACGTTTACTGTAAGATTTCTGGTTTAGTAACTGAAGCTCACTGGAAAAACTGGAAAAAAACAGACCTTACTCCTTACCTCGATGTAATTTTTGAGGCTTTTGATACTCACCGCGTTATGGTTGGTTCTGACTGGCCAGTATGCAAACTAGCAGCCTCATACGAACAAGTAATCGATATTATACAATCATACATACAGGGCTTTTCACCAACAGAAAAAGCTGACATAATGGGCAATAACGCAGCTGAGTTTTACCTAAATCGCAATAACAGCTAA
- a CDS encoding fumarylacetoacetate hydrolase family protein translates to MKLIRFGAVGTEKPGVILDGKKLDVSSFGEDYTQDFFANDGINRLAAWLEKQTASCPEIPETERLGAPVFRPSKMICIGLNYADHAKESNMDLPKEPVIFFKATSAIVGPNDDLVIPKGSEKTDWEVELAVVIGKKASYVSKEDAMDYIAGYCLHNDYSERAFQIERGGQWVKGKSCDTFAPLGPFIATKDEIEDVHNLKLWLTVNGETMQDGSTSNFIFDIPTSISYLSNFMTLQPGDIISTGTPAGVGLGMTPPVYLKPGDVVELGIDGLGSSKQTAKAFE, encoded by the coding sequence ATGAAACTAATCAGATTTGGTGCTGTTGGAACAGAAAAACCAGGCGTAATTCTGGATGGAAAGAAACTCGATGTTAGCAGTTTTGGTGAAGATTATACACAAGATTTCTTTGCTAATGATGGCATAAACCGTTTAGCTGCATGGCTTGAAAAACAAACAGCTAGTTGCCCAGAAATTCCTGAAACTGAAAGACTGGGAGCTCCGGTTTTCAGACCTTCAAAAATGATATGCATCGGCCTTAACTATGCCGACCATGCAAAAGAAAGTAATATGGACCTTCCGAAAGAGCCTGTTATTTTCTTTAAAGCTACCTCTGCCATTGTTGGCCCTAACGACGATTTAGTTATCCCAAAAGGTAGTGAAAAAACTGACTGGGAAGTTGAGCTTGCTGTGGTAATTGGCAAAAAAGCTTCTTATGTTTCTAAAGAAGATGCCATGGATTACATCGCTGGTTACTGTCTGCATAACGACTATAGTGAAAGAGCATTCCAAATAGAGCGTGGCGGACAATGGGTAAAAGGTAAAAGCTGTGATACTTTTGCACCTTTAGGTCCTTTTATAGCCACTAAGGATGAAATAGAAGATGTGCACAACCTTAAACTATGGTTAACTGTAAATGGCGAAACTATGCAAGATGGAAGCACCTCTAACTTCATTTTTGATATACCTACCTCTATTAGCTACCTGAGCAATTTTATGACTCTGCAACCGGGCGATATTATCTCTACAGGAACTCCGGCTGGTGTTGGTTTAGGAATGACCCCTCCGGTATATTTAAAACCTGGCGATGTAGTAGAACTTGGTATTGATGGGCTTGGCAGCTCAAAACAAACTGCTAAAGCATTTGAATAA
- a CDS encoding glycerophosphodiester phosphodiesterase family protein, translated as MQITTLKAEMLLSIILAVLLTCCGTGLKHQSETEQSETTAYKFDLQGHRGCRGLFPENSIAAFKKALELGVNTMELDLAVSKDSLLVVSHEPWFSASICTDSLGNDISEEEEKAYNIHQHTYEEVARYDCGSKGNPRFPEQNKMKQTKPLLDSAITFIESYIKENNLPEVDYNIEIKSDEAGDNLYHPSPAVYSDLVYNFLEQTGIAPERITIQSFDLRVLKYWNEHYASKYKNAFLVANKNTFEENIAELGFKPAIYSPAYQMLDSTSVNEIHSASMLAIPWTVNEQAEMQKLLTWGVDGIITDYPDRALVFK; from the coding sequence ATGCAAATAACTACCTTAAAAGCAGAGATGCTTCTCTCAATTATTTTAGCCGTTCTTTTAACCTGTTGCGGAACAGGGCTAAAACATCAATCTGAAACTGAACAATCTGAAACCACAGCTTACAAATTTGATCTACAGGGACATCGTGGTTGCAGGGGCTTGTTTCCAGAAAACAGTATTGCTGCATTTAAAAAAGCTTTAGAATTAGGCGTAAATACCATGGAGTTAGATTTGGCAGTGTCTAAAGATAGTTTGCTTGTAGTATCACACGAGCCTTGGTTTTCGGCTTCAATTTGTACAGATTCTTTAGGCAATGATATTTCTGAGGAAGAAGAAAAGGCATATAATATTCATCAGCATACTTATGAGGAGGTTGCCAGATATGATTGTGGAAGTAAAGGGAATCCGCGTTTTCCTGAGCAAAACAAGATGAAACAAACCAAGCCTTTACTTGACTCTGCCATCACTTTTATTGAAAGTTATATTAAAGAGAATAACTTGCCTGAGGTTGATTACAATATCGAAATAAAATCAGATGAGGCAGGAGATAATTTATACCATCCATCACCAGCAGTTTATTCAGATTTGGTGTATAATTTTTTAGAACAAACTGGAATTGCTCCTGAAAGAATTACCATACAGAGTTTCGATTTACGGGTATTAAAGTATTGGAATGAGCATTATGCCAGTAAGTATAAAAACGCCTTTTTAGTGGCTAATAAAAATACTTTTGAAGAGAATATTGCTGAGCTTGGTTTTAAGCCTGCTATTTACAGTCCTGCCTATCAAATGTTAGATTCCACTTCGGTAAATGAAATTCACAGTGCAAGTATGTTGGCAATTCCGTGGACGGTGAATGAGCAAGCCGAAATGCAAAAATTATTGACTTGGGGTGTAGATGGTATTATTACCGATTATCCAGATAGGGCATTGGTATTTAAATAG
- a CDS encoding putative quinol monooxygenase — MLTRIVRMTFNEKHIEDFLEMFAENREKIGGFPGCQQLILMKDADKSDVYITYSIWDSKEALETYRHSVLFKGVWAKTKQWFADKPFAFSAEEVKLF, encoded by the coding sequence ATGCTTACCAGAATAGTACGGATGACTTTTAATGAAAAACATATTGAAGATTTTTTAGAAATGTTTGCTGAAAACAGAGAGAAGATTGGTGGTTTTCCTGGATGCCAGCAATTAATTCTTATGAAAGATGCAGATAAGTCCGATGTATATATTACATATAGCATTTGGGATAGCAAAGAAGCATTGGAGACTTACAGGCATTCGGTCTTATTTAAAGGGGTTTGGGCTAAAACAAAACAATGGTTTGCTGATAAGCCTTTTGCATTTTCTGCGGAGGAAGTTAAACTATTTTAG
- a CDS encoding SDR family oxidoreductase — protein MKNKVVVITGGSSGIGKALAEQFGINGSKIVITGRKKEALDQAALELQKKKIDVLTIVSDVSKEEDNKNMVEVILDHFGKIDILINNAGISMRAMFEDLDLDVVKKVMDINFYGALYATKYCLPYIIEGKGTVVGISSIAGYRGLPARTGYSASKFALQGFLEVLRTEMLYKGVNVLTACPGFTTSNIRRTALAADGSQQGESPRDESNMMSAEECAEYIYNAVKRRKKILILTNMGKLTVWLNKLFPVFMDKMTYKVMAKEANAPMR, from the coding sequence ATGAAAAATAAAGTGGTGGTAATTACGGGTGGTTCTTCAGGTATTGGAAAAGCTTTAGCTGAGCAGTTTGGTATAAACGGTTCCAAGATTGTAATTACTGGTAGAAAAAAAGAAGCACTCGATCAAGCTGCACTAGAACTTCAAAAGAAAAAGATAGATGTGTTAACCATTGTATCTGATGTAAGTAAGGAGGAAGATAACAAGAACATGGTAGAGGTTATATTAGATCATTTTGGTAAAATTGATATTCTGATAAACAATGCCGGTATAAGTATGCGTGCAATGTTTGAAGACCTCGATCTGGATGTTGTAAAAAAAGTAATGGATATTAATTTTTATGGAGCTCTGTATGCCACCAAATATTGCCTGCCTTATATTATAGAAGGTAAAGGTACAGTAGTAGGTATTTCTTCTATTGCAGGTTACAGAGGTTTGCCTGCCAGAACAGGTTATTCGGCTTCTAAATTTGCTTTGCAGGGTTTTCTGGAAGTGTTACGTACAGAAATGTTGTATAAAGGAGTAAATGTGCTTACAGCTTGTCCGGGTTTTACTACTTCTAATATAAGGCGTACAGCTTTGGCGGCAGATGGTAGCCAGCAGGGAGAGTCTCCAAGAGATGAGTCTAACATGATGAGTGCCGAAGAATGTGCAGAATACATTTACAATGCAGTAAAGAGGCGTAAAAAAATCCTCATTCTCACGAATATGGGTAAGCTTACTGTTTGGTTAAACAAGCTTTTTCCTGTGTTTAT
- a CDS encoding response regulator, with translation MSKTVLIVDDSLYMRTLIKDALEEAGFSIVGQAADGETAVDLALELNPEIITLDNILPDMLGLDIIKTLKAEGNASRIVMVSAVGQQSVINAGIELGASDYIVKPFTSEKLLEVVNKVAAA, from the coding sequence ATGAGTAAGACAGTTCTTATAGTTGATGATTCATTGTATATGCGTACTTTAATTAAAGATGCGCTAGAAGAAGCAGGATTTAGCATTGTTGGTCAGGCAGCTGATGGCGAAACAGCTGTTGATTTGGCATTAGAGCTTAATCCAGAAATTATCACACTAGACAATATTTTGCCAGATATGCTCGGGCTTGATATCATTAAAACGCTAAAAGCAGAAGGTAACGCTTCAAGAATTGTAATGGTAAGTGCAGTTGGTCAGCAATCTGTTATTAATGCAGGTATAGAGCTTGGCGCTAGCGATTATATCGTAAAGCCATTTACTTCAGAGAAATTACTCGAAGTAGTAAATAAAGTAGCCGCAGCTTAA
- a CDS encoding L-rhamnose mutarotase, which produces MKVFAQTVNLKDDPEVIAKYKKYHSEIWPEVSEALKQVGILEMKIFLLGRRLFMYATAADEFVPERDFPKYLELHPRCQEWEDQMGEYQESVEEASPGEKWAMMEQVFDLE; this is translated from the coding sequence ATGAAAGTTTTTGCTCAAACAGTAAATCTAAAAGATGATCCGGAAGTAATAGCGAAGTATAAAAAATACCACAGTGAAATTTGGCCGGAAGTAAGTGAAGCATTAAAGCAAGTTGGTATTCTTGAGATGAAAATATTTCTTTTGGGCAGAAGGCTTTTTATGTATGCAACTGCAGCTGATGAGTTTGTGCCTGAGAGAGACTTCCCAAAATATCTAGAATTACACCCGAGATGTCAGGAATGGGAAGATCAGATGGGAGAATACCAAGAATCTGTAGAAGAAGCCAGCCCGGGCGAAAAATGGGCAATGATGGAACAAGTATTTGATTTAGAATAA
- a CDS encoding chemotaxis protein CheA, translated as MKSKEDELKQIFYAEALDQFEELNRLFIVLEKNHDDKQSVNAIFRITHTLKANAAGMGFDGIATLSHLLEDIFSEIKNGRLSLNQDTFNDLFRANDKLGELIEAVTSTSEKQVRYKGLVAKLKVILSESRGEERVQKASRDYVAEREAQATTESKKEEEFVTKDETPKSETTNTQEKENAPEPVSKLIPKEPIIEEEQPVVEEPSAPKISFSDLIQVPVQKLDNLLNLVGELAIEKDRIAANHKGRGSEYARLYRVTSDLQYSVMGVRLVQVNVLFQKFHRIVRDVAALESKKVNLVLEGTDIEIDRNILQIISDSLIHLVRNAISHGIETTDARTKNSKPEAGTLTLSASNEKDHVIINVIDDGKGIDAAAIRKKVIAKGLLPERSAMQTSDHDIVKFIFEPGFSSVEKVTQISGRGVGMDVVKKALDSIGGKIELSTKKGKGTTFRLLLPSSMAVKNALLFELNNAEFAIPLSFTEAVVSLYKKDVHKVSGGLVSSYLEQNMSVIFLKDIFNLERIEDVREPHVLHKSFDQTKNDTKLNIIIVKFNERLVGLVVDKLLQQKEIIEKTLSQPVDNAYFISGATILGNGNVCLVLDIPGTLNLLFNPVKFGSYDYATI; from the coding sequence ATGAAATCGAAAGAAGACGAGTTAAAACAAATTTTTTATGCAGAAGCACTGGATCAGTTTGAAGAGCTGAACCGGCTGTTTATCGTTTTGGAGAAAAACCATGATGATAAGCAGTCGGTAAATGCTATTTTCCGAATTACCCACACTTTAAAAGCAAATGCTGCTGGTATGGGATTCGACGGAATTGCAACTCTTTCTCATCTGCTAGAGGATATTTTTAGCGAAATAAAAAATGGACGTTTGTCTCTTAATCAAGATACCTTTAACGATCTTTTTAGAGCAAACGACAAACTTGGAGAGCTGATCGAAGCTGTAACATCAACCTCAGAAAAGCAGGTGCGTTACAAAGGTTTGGTTGCCAAGTTAAAAGTAATATTGAGTGAGTCTAGAGGAGAAGAACGTGTACAAAAAGCTTCTAGAGATTATGTAGCAGAGAGAGAGGCGCAAGCGACTACAGAATCTAAGAAAGAAGAAGAGTTTGTTACCAAAGATGAAACTCCAAAATCAGAAACTACCAATACACAAGAAAAAGAAAATGCTCCTGAACCCGTAAGTAAATTAATACCTAAGGAGCCAATTATTGAAGAAGAACAACCTGTTGTAGAAGAACCTTCTGCCCCAAAAATTTCTTTTTCAGACCTAATTCAGGTGCCTGTACAAAAGCTCGATAATCTATTGAACCTAGTGGGAGAGTTAGCTATCGAAAAAGACCGTATAGCAGCAAACCACAAAGGGCGAGGTAGTGAATATGCCAGATTATATAGAGTAACTTCAGATTTACAGTATTCTGTAATGGGAGTGCGACTGGTACAGGTAAATGTTTTGTTCCAGAAGTTTCATCGTATTGTGCGTGATGTAGCCGCATTGGAGAGCAAGAAGGTAAACTTAGTACTGGAAGGTACCGATATAGAAATTGACCGAAACATTCTGCAGATTATTAGTGATTCTCTCATCCACTTAGTGAGAAATGCTATTAGTCATGGTATAGAAACCACAGATGCAAGAACTAAAAATAGTAAGCCCGAAGCCGGAACGCTTACACTTTCAGCCAGCAATGAAAAAGACCATGTAATTATCAATGTGATCGACGATGGAAAGGGAATTGATGCAGCAGCAATCAGAAAAAAAGTGATTGCCAAAGGATTGCTTCCTGAGCGTAGTGCTATGCAAACATCAGATCACGACATAGTAAAATTTATTTTTGAACCTGGTTTTTCCAGTGTCGAAAAAGTAACTCAAATTTCGGGTAGAGGCGTAGGGATGGATGTGGTTAAAAAGGCCCTCGATTCCATTGGCGGAAAAATAGAGTTATCAACTAAAAAAGGAAAGGGTACAACATTTCGCTTGTTACTACCATCTTCAATGGCAGTAAAAAATGCCTTGTTGTTTGAGTTAAACAATGCAGAGTTTGCCATTCCACTTTCTTTTACAGAAGCCGTAGTTTCTCTTTATAAGAAAGATGTACACAAGGTTTCTGGAGGTTTGGTATCAAGTTATCTAGAGCAGAATATGTCGGTAATTTTTCTAAAAGATATATTTAATCTAGAGCGTATCGAAGATGTAAGAGAGCCTCATGTTTTGCATAAAAGCTTTGATCAGACAAAGAATGATACTAAGCTTAATATAATTATAGTTAAATTTAATGAGCGACTGGTTGGGCTGGTAGTAGACAAATTACTACAGCAAAAAGAGATTATAGAAAAGACTCTAAGTCAACCAGTAGATAATGCCTATTTCATTAGCGGAGCTACTATACTTGGTAATGGTAATGTGTGTTTAGTGCTGGATATTCCAGGTACATTAAACCTCTTATTTAATCCAGTAAAGTTTGGTAGTTACGATTACGCAACGATATAG